The genomic window GATCTCGTGGTCGTCCCAGAACGCGACGATCTTCTCGAGGCGCTCGGGGTTCCCCGGCAGGAGCACGGTGTCGGCCACGTCCTCGGGACCGACCTCGAGGTGGTACTGGACGTCGGCGTTCGGGTCTTCGCTGTCGCTCACGTCGGAGTCGGCGGTCATTCAGCCCAGCGGTTCGACCCGGCGCGGTATATAACTGCAGGGCGCCCGTAGCGAGGGTATGGCCGACGCAGACGAGCACGAGCCCGCGGGGACCGACGAGAGCGACGGCGTCACCGGAAGCGACGGCGTCACCGGGAGTGACGGCGCCGACGGGACCAGTGGAAGCCTCGACGACACCTACGTCGCCGCGATCCAGCACGAACTGGTCGACCTACCGTCGGAGACGACCCGCGTCGGCGTCGTCCGGAAACCGACGCGATGGTTCCACGGCGCCGTCGACGAGAACCGGCCCGAACTGGGGCCGCCGGCCGACCTGCTCGAGACGTTCCGCCAGCGCGAGGAAGACTTCAAGATGCAGGGACTCTGCGAGGAGGGCGCGCACAACGCCGCGTGGGACGAGGTCGGCTTCGAGGACGCGTATCGGGCGCACCTCGAGGGCTCTGAGGGGGCGCAGGCGGCGCTCGAGGAGCTGGAATCGCGACTCGAGGACGGCGAGTCGCTGGCGCTGGTCTGTTACGAGAACACCGAGAAGAAGCGGTGTCACCGGACGATCCTTCGCGACGTGCTTTCGGATCGGCGCTCGTCGTGATCGTCGGCCCGACTCGTGCTGCTGAGAACGGAGTACGCGACCGAGAAATCGGCGTGCGGTGGGAGCGGAAACCCCCAGTCGCCAGTTCGAGCGACTCGTCGAGTCACTTTTCGTATCTGCACGAGGCTCGAATCGGCCGATACGTCGCAGCGCGAACGGACCGGCCTTCGATCGAAGCGGCGGAGATCGAGACCCGTCCCGCTATCGTGGCAACGGGGAATCGCCACACCCTCCCCAGCCGATTCGCTCAGTCGCTCCACTCCTTCGCTCATCCCTCGCGAGTCACGTCACGGCTCACGTCCGTTCGCCGTGACGCAGCGCGCCAAACGGGCGATCGGTGAATCACGCTACTCGAGCATCTCTCCGGTTATCGTGTTCGGCAACAGTTCCCCGAGCGTGTACTCGCTGGGGTCCTCGTCCTCGCCCTCGTCGCAGATGACGACGAGGTCGTCGTCGCAGAACTCGGCGAGCGTCTGGCGACACATTCCGCAGGGGGTGACGCCGTCGCGGCGGCCGGAGCTGACCGCGAGCCGCGAAAAGTCGCGGTGACCGTTCTTGACCGCCTCGGCGACGGCGACCTCCTCGGCGTGGAGGCTGTTGCTGAAGTTGGCGTTCTCTAAGTTACAGCCGACGAAGACCTCGCCGTCGGCGGTCTCGAGGGCGGCGCCGACGGGGTACTCGGAGTAGGGAACGTGAGCCTGCGACTGGATTTCTCGCGCGCGCTCGAGCAAGGATTCGGCTTCGGAGTCAGCCATACACCCTACTGTGCGAGGCGGCGGCAAGAAGGCACTGTCTCGTCGGCTCCCGAAGGGACGACAGTGCGGTCAATCCTCGCCGGACTCGTAGTGCTCGCCGGCCGCGTCGGGCAGCCGGGTTCGGCCGACGAGCACGAGGACGACGATGACCGTCATGTGCGGAATCACGCGGATGAGTTCCGTCGGGATTGCATAGCCGGCCGCCTGCAGGCCGTTCTGGACGGCGTTGAGCCCCGCGAAGAGGAACGAGCCGAGCAGGGCGCCGATGGGGTGGTAGTTCGCGAGCAGGTAGGTCGCGATGGCGATGAAGCCGCGCCCGTTGATCGCCGTGTCGCCGCCGCCGGCGAACGTCCCGAGGTCGCCCAGCGCGAAGCCGGCGCCGCCGAGCCCGGCGAAGACGCCCGAGAGCAACACGGCGGCGTACCGGACCTTGCGGACGTCGACGCCGGCGGTGTCCAGCGCCTTCGGGTTCTCGCCGCTGGCGACGACCCAGCGCCCGAAGTTCGTTCGGGTCAACAGGTACCAGCCGACGGCCGCGCCCGCGAGCATGATGTACACCTGCGGTTCGGCGTCGAACAGCAGGTAGCCGAGGAACGGGATCTCGGAGAGGACCGGCACCGTCACGTTCGAGAACCGACCGACGCTGGCGGTGTTCGGGCTCCCGAAGATGATCTGCGAGGCGAACGGCGCGAGCCCCAGCGAGATGAGCCAGACCGCGAGTCCGGCGATGATCTGGTCGGCCTCGAACTCGATGCAGACGATCGCGAACAACAGCGCGAACAGCACGCTGACGACCGTCCCCGCGAGGAGGCCCCACCAGTGATTCGACAGTCCGAGCGTCGTTTCGCCGGCGCCGAGCCGGTGGACGGCGACGATGGATCCGAACGCCGAGACGATCAACAGCCCCTCGATCCCGATGTTGATGACGCCGCTCTTCTCGGCGAAGATGCCGCCGATCGCGGCGAGTGCGATCGGGACGGCGAGCCTGAGCATCGCCGTGTGGGTGCTCGGACTGGCCGCGATCGAGAGCAACACGCCGGCCCACGAGTCGGGGAAGAGTACTCCGGCGACGATCCAGACGAGCAGTGCCGCGAGCGTGACAAGTAGCCCCGCGGTCGTCCGACGCGAGAACGGGCTGCTCCAGTCGTTCGTCTCGTGTGTTTCGGTTACCTTACTCATCGGTCTCACCTCCGGTTTCGCCGCCGTCCGCACGGGCCGGCCGCGTCGTCTCGAGGTCGACGAACCGCCGGCCGATCATGCGGAAGAACTCCGGCATCGCGACGAACAGGATGATCAGACCGGTGAGGATACCGACCAGTTCCCGCGGGACGTCGGTCGCCGTCCCGACGGTCCGCGCGCCGCTCTCGACGACGCCGAACAGGAACGCCGCCGCGCCGACGCCCAGCGGATTGTTGCCGGCGAGCACCGAGACAGCGATCCCGTCGAAGCCGATCGACGGCACGTTCTCGAGCCAACTGCCGTGGACCATCAGGACCCAGAACGCGCCGGCGATCCCGCCCAGCGCCCCGGAGAGGGTCATGCTGGCGACGGTCATGCGCTTCTCGTCGACGCCGCCGTAGGCGGCCGCCGCCGGCTGGATGCCGCTGGTCCGCAGTTCGTAGCCGAACGACGTCCGGGCGAACAGCCAGGCGACGCCGAGCATGAGCGCGACGGCGAAGCCCAGCGCGAGCAGCGAGAAGTCCAGCCGGGCGTCGAAGCCGACGAACGGGATCGTCGGGATCTCGGCGTACTCGGGGACCGGCTCCGTCCGCGGATTGGGGCTATCGGGATCCTGGAACCACCGGGAGAGCATCGTCGACGTGACCCCGGCGGCGACGAAGTTGAGCATGATCGTCGTTATTACCTCGTTGGCGTCGGCGTAGGCCTTCAGAACGCCCGGGAGCGCCCCGTAGAGGCCGCCGACGACCGCGCCCGCGAGGACGCCCAGCGGAATGAGCACGACCGTCCCGACGAAGCCGCCGGGGACGATCGCCGCCGCGTAGACGACCGTCACGGCCGTCGCGAGCCCGCCGACGACCAGCTGGCCCTGCGTCCCGATGTTGAGCAGGCCGGCGCGGAACGCGACCGCGACCGACAGCCCCGCGAAGATCAGCAGCGTCGTCTGCTGGAGCGTCGTCGCGAGGCTGGCGTTCGTCGGACTCCAGCCGCCCTCGAGCGGATGCCCCAGCGCCCCGAGGAACAGTTCGTAGTAGACCTGCATCGGGTTGTAACAGAACGTCCAGCCGGCGAGGTCGAGACCGGACCGGCAGGAGGCGAACCCGCCCGAGACGAACACGAGCACGCCGCCGACGAGGACGGCGGCCACCAGCGCCGCGACGCTGATGAACACTCGCTCGAGCGCCGACGCCCGAATCAGCCGTTCGAGGAGGCGCTCGAGGCGGTCCGTCGCGTCGCTCATCGGCGGTCACCTCCGTCGCTTCCATCGACGTCGCAGTCGGGGTCGGGACCCGGGCCGTCGGAAGCGGTCGCGCGAGCGTCGACACCGCGCCCGCTCCCGCGACCGTCGGTCTCGAGTTCCTGCCCGGCCATGAGCAGCCCGAGTTCCTCCTCCGTGACGTCGTCCGGATCGGTGACGTCGATGAACTCGCCCTCGTAGATGACGGCCAACCGATCCGACAGCGACTGGACCTCGTCGAGTTTCGAGGAGACGAGCAGCACGGCGACGCCCTCTCGGCGCAACTCGAGCAGCCGATCGTGGATGAACTCCGTCGAGCCGATGTCGACCCCCCGGGTGGGGTGGGTCGCGACGACGAGGTCCGGATCGCGCTCGAACTCGCGGCCGACGATGAACTTCTGCTGGTTCCCGCCGGAGAACGAGCTGGCGTCGGCATCGGCGTTCGGCGGCCGAACGTCGTAGGTCTCGATGATCTCCTCGGCGTGGTCGCGGACGCCGGGCCAGTCGATCCGGCCGCCGCTGGCGAACTCCGGCGACCGCTGGCTTCCGAGGACCCCGTTCTCGACGAGATCGAACGGCATGACGAGCCCCCGCTCGTGGCGGTCCTCCGGAATGTACGCCATCCCGGCCTCGATCCGCTCGCGGCGGGACCACTCCGTGATGTCGGCGCCGTCGTAGGAGATCGTTCCCTCGTCGGGCGTTCTGAGGCCGGTGATCGCCTCGACCAGTTCGGCCTGCCCGTTGCCGTCGACGCCGGCGATCCCGACGATCTCGCCGGCGCGAACGTCGAGATCGATCCCGGAGACGACCTCGACGCCCCGTTCGTCCTCGACGGCGACGTCCGCGGTCGAGAGGACGACGTCGCCCGTCTCGACCGGCTCGGACTCCGCTTCGAGCAGTACCTCCCGACCGACCATGCGCTCGGCCAGGTCCTCCCGCGTCGTCCGCTCGGGATCGACCGTTCCGACGGACTTCCCGTCCCGGAGGACGGTGATCGCGTCGGCCGCGTGGGTCGCCTCCTCGAGTTTGTGCGTGATAAAGATGATCGTCTTCCCCTGAGCGGTGAGTTCCTCGAGGACGTCGTAGAGTCCCTCGACCTCCTGGGGCGTGAGGACGGCGGTCGGCTCGTCGAGGATGAGGACCTCCGCACCGCGGAACAGCGCCTTGAGGATCTCGACGCGCTGCTGGACGCCGACGCCTACGTCCTCGACGGTCGCGTGGGGATCGACGTCGAAGCCGTAGCGATCGCAGAGGTCGCGGACCTCGCGGTAGATGCGGTCGCGATCGACTGCCAACCCGAACCACTTCGTCGGTTCGTTCCCCAGCGCGATGTTCTCGGCGACCGTCATCGTGTCGACCAGCATGAAGTGCTGATGGATCATCCCGACGCCGGCGTCGATGGCGTCGCGGGGAGCGTCGAACGACCGCTCCTCGCCGTCGACGACGACCCGCCCCTCTTCGGGCTCGTAGAGCCCGTAGAGGACGTTCATCAGCGTCGTCTTCCCGGCACCGTTCTCTCCGAGCAGGGCGTGGACGGTCCCCCGTTCGACGCGGAGGTCGACGTCGTCGTTCGCGACGACGCCGGGGAACCGCTTGGTGATGCCGTCGAGGTGGACGGCGAGGTCGCTCCCCGTACTCTCCTGGTCGGCGGCAGCCGTTCGGACACCGGCGCTCGCTCTCGATGCCTCGGACGCTTCCGTCCCGTCAGTCGCACCCGTTCCCGACTCGGTCATCGGTTACAGTTCGCTCGGGACCTCGATTTCGCCGTCGATGATCTGCTGTCTGGACTCGTCGACCTGGTCTTTGATCTCCTGGGGGATCTCGCCGCCGATCTGGTCGCCGTAGACGGCGCCGACGCCCTCCTGCTCGAGGCCGAGCGTTTCGGTCTCGCCGCCCGCGAACTCGTCGTTGACGACGGACTCGATCGCGGAATAGACGGCGGTGTCGACGCGCTTGACCATGCTCGCGAGGATGACGTCGGCGAAGTCCGGGTTGGAGATCGACTGGTCGTCGTCGACGCCGATCGCGAACCGCCCCTCGTCCTGGGCCGCCTGGAAGACGCCGATTCCGGTTCGGCCGGCCGCGTGGAAGACGATGTCCGCGTCGTGATCCTGGTACATCGTGCGGGCGGCCTGCTGACCGCCGGCGGTGTCGCCGAAGTCGCCGACGTACGTCGAGACGACCTCGGCGTTCTCGTTGGCGTGCTCGACGCCGGCCTCGAAGCCGGCCTGGAACGACTCGATCAGCGGCGATTCGGTGCCGCCGACGAAGCCGACGACGTCGGCGTCCGGATTCGTCTCGCCCGCGCCGGCCGAGAACTCCTCCCGGGTCAGCAGTCCGGCCAGATGGCCGACCTGGAACGACCCTTCCGGCTCGCCGAAGACGTAGCTTCGAACGTTGTCCTCGTCGACGACCTCGTCGACGATGATGAAGTTCTGATCGGGGTACTCCGGCGCGTTTCCGGAGAGGGCATCGCCCTGTGCGTAGCCGATACAGTTGACCAGATCGTAGTCCCCCGACTCGGCGAAGTTGCGCTGCGCGCCGTCGAACTCGCCCTCGGACTCGGGCTCTCGCTCGTCGAACGCGATGTCGAACTCTTCCCGGGCGTCCTCGAGGCCCTGCTTCGCCATGTCGTTGAACGAATCGTCTCCGAGACCGCCGGTCGCGTACACCATCCCGACTTGATACTCCGCGTCACCGTCGTCGCCGAACCCGCCGACGCAGCCGGCGATACCGGCGAGTCCGATCGCGCTTGCACCTTCGAGGAACCGCCGTCGATCTTGACCCATGAGGCGGGTTAGCGTACACATTCGGTAAATACCCGTCGAATCCTCGCACGGACACGTGACCGTGTGCCTGCTCCCAAATCGCCTCTCTTATTCCGGTTCGGAGGCGCTGCCTGTCGGTCCGTCGCTCACGCGGTCTCCGCGATCGCGTCCTCGACGACCTCGCGCGCGTCGGCGATCAGGTCGTCGACGGCGTCGCTCTCGGCGTAAATTCGGACGTAGGGTTCGGTGCCGCTCGGGCGCACGAGGACCCAGGAGGCGTCGTCGAACTCGAGGCGGACGCCGTAGTCGGTGTCGACCGCGGCCTCGGGGAACGCCCGGGGGAGGGCGGACTCGAGGGCGACCATCGCGTCGGCCTTGGCGTCGTCGGGGCAATCGACGCTGACCTTTCGGTAGGGACGCTCGGTGACGGGCTCGCGAACGGTCGCCGTGTCGCCGGCCTCGGCGACCAGCGCGGCGACGACGGCGGCGCTGGCGACGCCGTCGATCCAGCCGCCGAAGGCGGTGTGGATGTGTTTCCAGGGCTCGGCGGCGAAGACGATCTCGGTCCCTGAACCACCGTGTTTGCGCTCTCGAGCGATCCCCTCGTGGAGCGCGCCGAGGCGGACGCGTTCGACGCGGCCGCCGGCCTCGCGAACCTGCTCGTCGATCCGGGCCGAGGCGTTGGGCGTGGTGACGACGACGGGGTCGTCGGCGTCGCTCGCCTCGGCGTAGTGGGCCGCGACGACGGCGAGGACCGTATCTTCGTGGATCACGTCGCCCTCGGGGCCGAGGACGACTAGCCGGTCGGCGTCGCCGTCGTGGGCCAGTCCGAGGTCGAAGCCCCCGTCCCTCGCGGTAGTGCCGCGCGGCCGTTCCGCGGCGCGTGACGTCCCACTCTCCGCGAGGAACTCGCTGAACTCCGAGAGCGTCTCGGGGGTGGGTTTGCTCTCGCGGGCGACGAAGTGGCCGTCGACGGTGGCGTTGACCGCGACGACGTCGGCGCCGAGACGCTCGAGGACCTGCGGGGTCGCCAGCGACGCCATCCCGTTGCCGCAGTCGACGGCGATCGAGAGGTCGGCGAGCGGTCCCGGAGACGCGGTCGCGTCCCCCGCATCGCCGAAGCGGTCGCGGACGAACTCGATGACGGCGTCGCGATACCGATCCAGAATCTCGAGTTCGGCCGAGCGACCCCACTCGTCCCAGTCGGCGAGCGCAGGCGAGGAACCGTCCGCGAGTCGGTCGTCGATAGCGCGTTCGGCGTCGCTATCGTACTCGACGCCGTCGGCGAAGAGTTTGATGCCGTTGTCCGCGGGCGGATTGTGGCTCGCGGTGAGCATCACGCCCCGTCGGCCGCGCGAGGCGAAGGCCAGCGTCGGCGTCGGTACCTGCCCGAGGCGATAGACGTCCGCGCCGGCGCTCTCGAGGCCGGCTTCGACGGCGGCGGCGAGCGCGGGCCCGGTTTCCCGGCCGTCGCGACCCACGACGAACGTGGTCCCGGGCTCGCCGGCGGCCTGCGCGACGGAAAGCGCCAGCGACGGGGTGATCTCCTCGACTGGACCGCGGATCCCGGCAGTCCCGAATAGCGTCATGTGGGGCCGTTCCGCGAGGAACTACTTAGCAGCACTGCACACGCGTTCGGACGGCCCGACGGCGGCTCCGTGCCGGTCGGAAGGGACTGTGAGAACTGCGAAAACGGCGGGGGAAACCGGATCAGAGCGGCTGGCGGGTGCTACTGATCCTCGCGGACCGGCAGTCGGCGCGCGACCGGTCGGCCGACAGTCGGACGGTCGAATGGCCGGACGGTCGAACGGTTCGATTTCGGGCTCGAGACTACTCCTCGGGGAGATCGTCGATCAGGACGACGGCCTCGCCGTTGATGACGGTCGCGTCGTCGTCCTCGTTGCGGATGACCGTCTCGAGGCGGTACTGATTGTTCCCGAGGTCCTCGACGATCTCGACGCGGGCGGAGACGCGGTCGCCGATCCCGACGGGGCCGCTGAACTCGAGGTCCTGCGAGAGGTAGATGGTGAGTCCGGGCAGGCGGGCCAGCGCGGCGCTGATGAGGCCGGAAACGAGCGTGCCGTGGACGATCCGTTCGCCGAAGCGGGTGTCGGCGGCGAACTCGTCGTCGAGGTGAAGCCGGTTCGTGTCGCCGCTGACGTGGGCGAACGCGCGGACGTCCTCGTCGCTGAGGACCTTCTCGAAGGTGACGGTGTCGCCGACGCTGATGTGGGCCGGATCGTCGACGGTTCGGTCGAACTGCCAGTCGAGACTCGAGTGGTCGATCGACGGAATCGACGCGGGAACCGTCTCGCTCTCCGACCCGTTCGACGCGGTCGGCGGCACCATCGCCGAGATGGCCGCTCGATTCGCGGCGGTCGCGCTCTCGAGGAGAGTCTGAGTCATCGCCGACCAGGCATCGGTCATGGCAGCGAGATTCCGTTTCGCAGCGTTCTGGTGGGACATCTATGGGGCCGGTAAGCGTGTGGGCGTTATGACTTCTTTGGCTCGAGAACGAGACGTTTCCGAGCGCTACTGCTAGTAATTTATAATTAGAGGGGCTCTGTGGCTTGAATTGCCGTCAGTACAACCGATAGACAGGAATTCATTACTGATAACAGCCAGTGATACGAACGCCGCGCTGCAATCGCCGCTTCGACAATATGCCATCAGATGGTATTAGATGGTATCTAGTGGAAACCCTTATGTGGTGAGCGCCCGTTGATACAGGTGATGACGGACGACTCCGATCGATCGCTCTGGTTCCCGCCTGCGATGTTCACCGAACAGATGCAGGAGGCGGGCGAGCAGGTCGCCGAATCCCAGCAGGAGATGCTGAAGAAGATGATGCAGGCCAGCGGCTCGAACCCGTTCGATACGGGCTCGAGTTTCGGCCCCATGAACATGGGGACCGCGACGTTCAAGGCCCGCGTCCAGAGCGGCGGTCGGATCAGTATTCCCGGTCCAGAACGGGAAGCCCTCGACATCGAAGAGGGCGATATCGTTCAGACCGTCGTCGTCCCCGTCAAACGAAACCGAGAGGATCAATCATGACCCAGAACCCAGTCACCGCCGTCTTCGACGCCCAGCGTACCGCCATCGAACAGTCCCAGACTCTCACCCACGACGCCCTCGAGGCCCAGAAGACCTCGATCGGCGCCTTCGGCGACGCCGTCGAGTCCTCGAGCGCGCTGTTCGAGTCCAACGCCGAACTGACCAAGGGCGCCGTCCACGCCTACTTCGACGCCCTCGAGGCCTCGCTGCCCGAGGAGGCCGCCGAGTTCGACGAACTCCGCGAGATCGTCGACGAAGGCTTCGACTCCGCGACCGAGGCGCAGTCCCAGTCGCTCGAGGCCGTCGTCGAGGCCATCGAGGAGTCCGAGGCCGCCTACGACGAGTTCGCAGCCAGCTACGCCGAGGTCGTCGACACCTCCTTCGACGCCTACCTCGAGGCCCACGAGCAGGTCGAGGAGAACGTCTCCGCCGCCGCCGAGAACGTCGAAGAGGCCGCCGAAGAGATCGACATCTCCGCGTAACGCGCAAATCAGCCGCAGCCTTTTGCGGTTGGCTCGCTAATATTATTCCAATGGCAGATTCACAGTCCCAGTCCCAGGAGTGGAACGACGTCGTCGAACAGTGGAACGAACAGTTCGTGGAGGCGTTAGAGGAGAACATGGAGGCCCAAGCCCAGTTCGTCGAGAGCTGGTCGGAGGCCGTCGGCGAGGCCACCGAGGAGAACGAGGTCTCCGACGGCGTCGAAGGCTACGCCAAGGCCTACGAGACGTGGATGAACGCCTCCCAACAGATGGTCGAGCGAGCGAACGACCAGCTCGAGGGCGAGGACGTCGACGTCGAGGAGTTCCGAGACATCTGGCTGAACACGGCCAACGAGGCGTTCAAGGACGTCATGTCGACGACCGCCTTCGCCCGGATGACCGGCGAGACCGTCGGTGACGTCCTCGAGATGCAACAGCAGGCCGAGGAGACCTCCCAAGAGACCCTGCGGACGCTCGGCTTCGCGACCCAGGAGGACGTCGTCGAAGTCGGCGACCGACTGGTCGAACTCGAGCGCCGCCAGCACGACGTCGAACAGAAACTCGACCGCGTTCTCGACCACCTCGAGGAGCAATGAACAACCCGTTCGCGACCGCCCTGAACATGCAGCGTCAGGCCTGGGAGGCGACCGCGGATCTGGCGGAGAAGAGTCAGGTCGCCCCGGACCGCACCGAAACCGTCGAGAACATCGAAGTCGGCCAGACGCCCAGCGAGGTCGTCTACGAGGAGAACAAGCTCGAACTCCTCCACTACGAATCCCAGACGGAGGAGCAACACGACGTGCCGATCCTCATCGTCTACGCGCTGATCAACAAGCCGTACATCCTCGATCTGCAGCCGGACCGATCCGTGGTCCGGACGCTGCTCGAGTCCGGCTTCGACGTCTACCTGATCGACTGGGGCGAGCCCTCGAAGCTGGACCGCTCGCTGTCGCTGGACGACTACGTCAACCGCTACATCGACAACTGCGTCGACGTCGTCCGCGAGCGCTCCGGGCAGGACTCGATCAACATTCTGGGCTACTGCATGGGCGGCACGAAGTCGGCCATGTACGCCTCGCTGTACCCCGAGAAGGTCAAGAACCTCGGCCTGATGGCCGCCGGCCTCTGCTTCGCGGGCGAGGGCGGCGTCCTCGAACTCTGGGGCGGCGAGGAGTTCTACGACCCCGAGACGGTCACCGAGACCTTCGACAACGTCCCCGCCGAGTTCTTGGACGTCGGCTTCGCGCTGATGGATCCCGTCGCGAACAACGTGACGAAGTACGTCCGCTTCTACGACAACATGGAGGACGAGGACTTCGTCGAGAACTTCGCCCGGATGGAGCGCTGGCTCGACGAGGGGATCGACGTCGCGGGCGAGGCCTACGAGGAGTTCATCCGCGACATCTACCAGGACAACAAGCTCTACAACAACGAGCTCTATCTGGGCGACGAGCGCGTCGACGTCTCCAACATCGACATGCCCGTCCTCCAGATCGTCGCGGAGTACGACCACCTCATCCCGCCGGGAGCCTCCAAGCCGTTCAACGAGGTCATCGGCTCCGACGACACCGAGGTCCTCGAGTTCGCGACGGGCCACATCGGGATGTCGGTCTCCTCGCGCAGTCACGAGGAGCTCTGGCCGCAGGTCAGCGAGTGGTTCGAGGAGCGGTCGAACGGTACCGACGTCGAGTCCGAACCCGAGACCCCCGAACCCGAGACGGAAGACGCCGCGCTCGCCGAGGACGTCGCGGGCGACGAGTCAGGGACCGCGGATCTCTCGGACGGATCCGGTCTCGAGGGGGACGTCGAGGCCAGCGCCGAGACCGATCTCGACGACGAGACGAGCGACCTCCACGGCGAGGATCGGTCGGACGAGGAGATCGTCGAACGCGGCGAGGACGACATTCAGGAAGAGCCCGCCGAACCGGGCGAGATGAACGTCGACGAGGAGGTCGTCGGGGAAGTCACCGACGAGGACGTCGACGCCGAGTCGGCGATCGAGTCCGAGACCGACGAGCTGACCGACCTCGACGGCATCGGACAGGCCTACGCGGATACGCTGGCCGAGGCCGGCATCGAGACGTTCGACCAGTTGACCGACGCCGACGTCGCCGAACTGGCCACTGAAACGGGGATCTCGCCCAGTCGCATCGAAGACTGGATCGAGCAGGCCGAACGTCGATAACGCCGGATCGGCTGTCGGGAACGCTCGCGGCTCGCTCGAGACCGCTGTCTTCGCTCGAGCGGCCCGCGAACCATTATTCCAGTTGTATGTACTGATAACTAATAGGTCGTTATTTATCGGCGGCCGTTGAAGCGGTGAGTCATGTCCATGGACGGGCGAACCTGTATCATCACCGGCTCGGCACGCGGTATCGGACGGGGTATCGCGGAGTACCTCGGCGCAGAGGGTGCGAACGTCGTCATCAACTACCGATCCTCGGAACGAGCCGCCGAAGAGGCGGTCGACGCGATCGAGGACGCCGGCGGGAGCGCCGTCGCGGCCCAGGCCGACGTCACCGACCGCGAGGAGGTCGTACACATGCGAGAGGTCTGCCACGAGGCGTTCGGCCCGGCCGACGTGCTGGTCAACAACGCCGGCATCACGGCCGACGTGCAGTTCACCGAGATGTCCCGGGAGGACTGGGACCGGGTCATGGACGTCAATCTCGGCGGGATGTTCAACTGTACCCAGGAGTTCTTCGACGACATCTGGAACGCCCACGAGGGGCGCCTGATCAACATCTCGAGCGTCGTCGGCAAACAGGGCAACTTCGGCCAGGCCAACTACGCCGCCGCGAAGAGCGGCATGTTCGGCTTCACCCGAACCATCGCCCTCGAGCTGGCCAAGGGCGGCTCGACGGCCAACTGCGTCGCCCCCGGTTTCACCCGGACGGACATGCTCGAGTCCGTCCCGGATCAGGTCTTAGAGCGGATCGTCTCGGGGATTCCCCTCGAGCGACTGGCCGAAGTCGAGGACATCGCGGCCGTGGTCCGGTTCCTCGCCAGCGAGGACTCCTCGTACGTCACCGGCGAGGTGATCGACGTCAACGGCGGGATGGACCTGTAATACTGCGGTCGTAGCCCACTAGACGCCCTTTCTCCACCGTCTCCGTTTCGTCGGCCGATTCGAGAGCGAACCGGCGAAGCGCTCTGGCTATCGATTCGCCGGACGCCGTCAGTCGACGACCTGCGAGACCGCCTCGCGCGTCTCCGCGACGAGCTCCTCGAGGACCGCCGCTGCCGGCCGGACGTCGTCGGTCAGTCCGACGCTCTGGCCGGCGTACAGCGCCATCGAGTCGATATCGCCCGCGACGTCGGGCGTCGCGAGCGCCTCGTCGTAGCGTTCGATGGGATCGCCGTTACCGCTGTCGGTCCACGCGACGGTCTCGTCTTCGCCCGGTCGCTCGCCCGCGGGCGGCTCGCCGGCCTCTCGCCAGCGCTCGAGCGTCTCGTTTTCCAGCACGCGGTGGGGCATCCCGGGCCAGCCCTTGTCGTAC from Haloterrigena sp. KLK7 includes these protein-coding regions:
- the phaC gene encoding class III poly(R)-hydroxyalkanoic acid synthase subunit PhaC; translation: MNNPFATALNMQRQAWEATADLAEKSQVAPDRTETVENIEVGQTPSEVVYEENKLELLHYESQTEEQHDVPILIVYALINKPYILDLQPDRSVVRTLLESGFDVYLIDWGEPSKLDRSLSLDDYVNRYIDNCVDVVRERSGQDSINILGYCMGGTKSAMYASLYPEKVKNLGLMAAGLCFAGEGGVLELWGGEEFYDPETVTETFDNVPAEFLDVGFALMDPVANNVTKYVRFYDNMEDEDFVENFARMERWLDEGIDVAGEAYEEFIRDIYQDNKLYNNELYLGDERVDVSNIDMPVLQIVAEYDHLIPPGASKPFNEVIGSDDTEVLEFATGHIGMSVSSRSHEELWPQVSEWFEERSNGTDVESEPETPEPETEDAALAEDVAGDESGTADLSDGSGLEGDVEASAETDLDDETSDLHGEDRSDEEIVERGEDDIQEEPAEPGEMNVDEEVVGEVTDEDVDAESAIESETDELTDLDGIGQAYADTLAEAGIETFDQLTDADVAELATETGISPSRIEDWIEQAERR
- a CDS encoding AbrB/MazE/SpoVT family DNA-binding domain-containing protein — encoded protein: MTDDSDRSLWFPPAMFTEQMQEAGEQVAESQQEMLKKMMQASGSNPFDTGSSFGPMNMGTATFKARVQSGGRISIPGPEREALDIEEGDIVQTVVVPVKRNREDQS
- a CDS encoding phosphomannomutase, whose product is MTLFGTAGIRGPVEEITPSLALSVAQAAGEPGTTFVVGRDGRETGPALAAAVEAGLESAGADVYRLGQVPTPTLAFASRGRRGVMLTASHNPPADNGIKLFADGVEYDSDAERAIDDRLADGSSPALADWDEWGRSAELEILDRYRDAVIEFVRDRFGDAGDATASPGPLADLSIAVDCGNGMASLATPQVLERLGADVVAVNATVDGHFVARESKPTPETLSEFSEFLAESGTSRAAERPRGTTARDGGFDLGLAHDGDADRLVVLGPEGDVIHEDTVLAVVAAHYAEASDADDPVVVTTPNASARIDEQVREAGGRVERVRLGALHEGIARERKHGGSGTEIVFAAEPWKHIHTAFGGWIDGVASAAVVAALVAEAGDTATVREPVTERPYRKVSVDCPDDAKADAMVALESALPRAFPEAAVDTDYGVRLEFDDASWVLVRPSGTEPYVRIYAESDAVDDLIADAREVVEDAIAETA
- a CDS encoding poly(R)-hydroxyalkanoic acid synthase subunit PhaE, with product MADSQSQSQEWNDVVEQWNEQFVEALEENMEAQAQFVESWSEAVGEATEENEVSDGVEGYAKAYETWMNASQQMVERANDQLEGEDVDVEEFRDIWLNTANEAFKDVMSTTAFARMTGETVGDVLEMQQQAEETSQETLRTLGFATQEDVVEVGDRLVELERRQHDVEQKLDRVLDHLEEQ
- a CDS encoding MaoC/PaaZ C-terminal domain-containing protein, giving the protein MSHQNAAKRNLAAMTDAWSAMTQTLLESATAANRAAISAMVPPTASNGSESETVPASIPSIDHSSLDWQFDRTVDDPAHISVGDTVTFEKVLSDEDVRAFAHVSGDTNRLHLDDEFAADTRFGERIVHGTLVSGLISAALARLPGLTIYLSQDLEFSGPVGIGDRVSARVEIVEDLGNNQYRLETVIRNEDDDATVINGEAVVLIDDLPEE
- a CDS encoding beta-ketoacyl-ACP reductase, yielding MSMDGRTCIITGSARGIGRGIAEYLGAEGANVVINYRSSERAAEEAVDAIEDAGGSAVAAQADVTDREEVVHMREVCHEAFGPADVLVNNAGITADVQFTEMSREDWDRVMDVNLGGMFNCTQEFFDDIWNAHEGRLINISSVVGKQGNFGQANYAAAKSGMFGFTRTIALELAKGGSTANCVAPGFTRTDMLESVPDQVLERIVSGIPLERLAEVEDIAAVVRFLASEDSSYVTGEVIDVNGGMDL